The following are from one region of the Nocardia terpenica genome:
- a CDS encoding DNA cytosine methyltransferase, with protein sequence MFSGAGMLDVAALHVFPGASVAWHCENDPAASKILAHHWPDVLNFGDVAEIDWTAVEPVDVITGGFPCQDVSAAGLRAGLSDGTRSGLWSRMRDAIEVIRPRWVLIENVRGLLNAPAVRRVESDPDAVADGPSRPVLRAIGAVLGDLADIGYDAEWTCVRACDVGACHQRTRVLVLAHPADADRARSQGRGEPAGPDQSGASAHGRRRHVAGHGEPDIARGVPGTVTVLLPTSSVADGTGGHVTRSGDRRDELLLGGLARAYGEGALLPTPRASDGAKGGPNQRGSSGDLMLPSAVQRLPPTPNASDGTGGSAHPQTRAGHATQLIDYVLYHGSSRWGDYEAGIVRQQRLSRPAPPPTEPTRHGRMRLSARFAEWMMFWPDGWVTDPALGLSRIEQLRVIGNGVVPPQAVAGFRHLHTVCQVAR encoded by the coding sequence TTGTTCTCCGGTGCCGGGATGCTCGATGTGGCCGCGCTGCACGTGTTTCCGGGCGCGTCGGTGGCGTGGCACTGCGAAAACGACCCGGCCGCATCGAAGATACTCGCCCATCACTGGCCAGATGTTCTCAATTTCGGCGATGTCGCCGAAATCGACTGGACCGCAGTGGAGCCCGTGGACGTGATCACGGGAGGTTTTCCGTGCCAGGACGTTTCGGCCGCCGGGCTCCGCGCCGGGCTGTCCGATGGCACGCGGTCGGGGTTGTGGTCGCGGATGCGCGACGCGATCGAGGTGATTCGCCCGCGCTGGGTGCTGATCGAGAATGTGAGAGGGCTGCTCAATGCGCCAGCCGTTCGCCGAGTGGAGTCCGACCCGGATGCTGTGGCAGACGGGCCAAGTCGACCTGTTCTCCGGGCGATCGGAGCCGTTCTCGGCGACCTGGCCGACATCGGGTATGACGCGGAATGGACGTGCGTTCGAGCGTGCGACGTGGGTGCCTGCCATCAGCGCACGCGGGTCCTGGTGCTGGCCCACCCTGCCGACGCCGACCGCGCGCGATCACAAGGGCGCGGCGAACCGGCCGGGCCGGACCAGAGCGGGGCGAGCGCGCACGGCCGGAGACGACACGTTGCCGGACACGGTGAGCCGGATATCGCCAGGGGCGTGCCGGGAACGGTGACGGTGTTGTTGCCGACGTCGTCGGTCGCGGACGGGACGGGGGGCCATGTCACGCGGTCGGGCGATCGTCGAGACGAGCTGCTGCTCGGTGGCCTCGCCCGCGCCTACGGCGAGGGCGCGTTGCTGCCGACACCGCGTGCCAGCGACGGAGCGAAAGGCGGTCCCAACCAACGTGGCAGTTCTGGTGATTTGATGTTGCCGTCTGCCGTACAGCGGTTGCCGCCGACGCCGAACGCGTCCGATGGCACGGGTGGCAGTGCGCACCCGCAGACCCGGGCGGGGCATGCGACACAGTTGATCGACTACGTGCTGTATCACGGCTCGTCACGGTGGGGCGATTACGAGGCGGGGATCGTCCGGCAGCAACGCCTTTCCCGGCCCGCGCCCCCGCCCACGGAACCCACGCGCCATGGGCGCATGCGCTTGTCGGCCCGATTCGCCGAATGGATGATGTTCTGGCCCGATGGGTGGGTCACCGATCCCGCGCTCGGCCTGTCGCGGATCGAGCAACTGCGCGTCATCGGGAACGGTGTGGTGCCA